A DNA window from Trichosurus vulpecula isolate mTriVul1 chromosome 2, mTriVul1.pri, whole genome shotgun sequence contains the following coding sequences:
- the CRYAA gene encoding alpha-crystallin A chain isoform X3, with translation MDITIQHPWFKRALGSLYPSRLFDQFFGEGLFEYDLLPFLSSTISPYYRQSLFRTVLESGISEVRSDRDKFVIFLDVKHFSPEDLTVKVLDDFVEIHGKHSERQDDHGYISREFHRRYRLPSNVDQASISCSLSADGMLTFSGPKIHSNMDASHSDRSIPVSREEKPTLAPSS, from the exons ATGGACATAACTATCCAGCACCCCTGGTTCAAACGTGCTCTTGGATCCTTATATCCAAGCCGTTTGTTTGACCAGTTTTTTGGAGAAGGCCTTTTTGAATATGACCTCCTGCCTTTCCTGTCCTCCACCATCAGCCCTTATTACCGGCAGTCACTCTTCCGAACTGTGTTGGAATCCGGCATTTCTGAG GTGAGATCTGACCGAGACAAGTTTGTTATCTTCCTGGATGTAAAACACTTCTCTCCTGAAGACTTGACTGTGAAGGTGCTGGATGACTTTGTGGAAATTCATGGGAAGCACAGTGAAAGACAG GATGACCACGGCTATATTTCCCGTGAATTCCATCGTCGATACCGCCTGCCTTCCAACGTGGATCAGGCCTCCATTTCCTGCTCTCTGTCTGCTGATGGCATGCTGACCTTCTCTGGTCCCAAGATCCACTCTAACATGGATGCAAGCCACAGTGATCGATCCATCCCTGTATCTCGTGAGGAGAAGCCCACCCTGGCTCCCTCTTCCTAA
- the CRYAA gene encoding alpha-crystallin A chain isoform X2 encodes MDITIQHPWFKRALGSLYPSRLFDQFFGEGLFEYDLLPFLSSTISPYYRQSLFRTVLESGISELMTHVWFEMHKPHAGNPKNNPTKVRSDRDKFVIFLDVKHFSPEDLTVKVLDDFVEIHGKHSERQDDHGYISREFHRRYRLPSNVDQASISCSLSADGMLTFSGPKIHSNMDASHSDRSIPVSREEKPTLAPSS; translated from the exons ATGGACATAACTATCCAGCACCCCTGGTTCAAACGTGCTCTTGGATCCTTATATCCAAGCCGTTTGTTTGACCAGTTTTTTGGAGAAGGCCTTTTTGAATATGACCTCCTGCCTTTCCTGTCCTCCACCATCAGCCCTTATTACCGGCAGTCACTCTTCCGAACTGTGTTGGAATCCGGCATTTCTGAG CTCATGACCCATGTGTGGTTTGAAATGCACAAACCACATGCTGGAAACCCCAAGAACAACCCTACCAAG GTGAGATCTGACCGAGACAAGTTTGTTATCTTCCTGGATGTAAAACACTTCTCTCCTGAAGACTTGACTGTGAAGGTGCTGGATGACTTTGTGGAAATTCATGGGAAGCACAGTGAAAGACAG GATGACCACGGCTATATTTCCCGTGAATTCCATCGTCGATACCGCCTGCCTTCCAACGTGGATCAGGCCTCCATTTCCTGCTCTCTGTCTGCTGATGGCATGCTGACCTTCTCTGGTCCCAAGATCCACTCTAACATGGATGCAAGCCACAGTGATCGATCCATCCCTGTATCTCGTGAGGAGAAGCCCACCCTGGCTCCCTCTTCCTAA
- the CRYAA gene encoding alpha-crystallin A chain isoform X1 — MDITIQHPWFKRALGSLYPSRLFDQFFGEGLFEYDLLPFLSSTISPYYRQSLFRTVLESGISELMTHVWFEMHKPHAGNPKNNPTKASCLCSVRSDRDKFVIFLDVKHFSPEDLTVKVLDDFVEIHGKHSERQDDHGYISREFHRRYRLPSNVDQASISCSLSADGMLTFSGPKIHSNMDASHSDRSIPVSREEKPTLAPSS; from the exons ATGGACATAACTATCCAGCACCCCTGGTTCAAACGTGCTCTTGGATCCTTATATCCAAGCCGTTTGTTTGACCAGTTTTTTGGAGAAGGCCTTTTTGAATATGACCTCCTGCCTTTCCTGTCCTCCACCATCAGCCCTTATTACCGGCAGTCACTCTTCCGAACTGTGTTGGAATCCGGCATTTCTGAG CTCATGACCCATGTGTGGTTTGAAATGCACAAACCACATGCTGGAAACCCCAAGAACAACCCTACCAAGGCAAGTTGTTTGTGTTCA GTGAGATCTGACCGAGACAAGTTTGTTATCTTCCTGGATGTAAAACACTTCTCTCCTGAAGACTTGACTGTGAAGGTGCTGGATGACTTTGTGGAAATTCATGGGAAGCACAGTGAAAGACAG GATGACCACGGCTATATTTCCCGTGAATTCCATCGTCGATACCGCCTGCCTTCCAACGTGGATCAGGCCTCCATTTCCTGCTCTCTGTCTGCTGATGGCATGCTGACCTTCTCTGGTCCCAAGATCCACTCTAACATGGATGCAAGCCACAGTGATCGATCCATCCCTGTATCTCGTGAGGAGAAGCCCACCCTGGCTCCCTCTTCCTAA